The following DNA comes from cyanobiont of Ornithocercus magnificus.
GAAGCCAGAAACTCATTCAGAAGAGCGAGTGGTAAATGAGGAGGGAGCTGGATCCCAACTGCCATGCAGACCAGGCGGAATAGCAAGTGGTAACTCTAATACTGCCAACTCGTGCAAGCTCGCCGCATCAAGTATAACTAGATCTGAGGCTTTTCTAGCCCCATTCCAAATTAGGCTCAAAACCCAGCCAGCGTCTTCTAACTCTCCCTCTTGGCCAAAGGACGGAACCATTATTGGTTCGCTGACGAAACCACGTGGAGCTGCGCTCCACATTATCGATGCTCCACTACGCAGATCTAGCTTCCGTATTACCTGTAGGGGAGCATTACCTTGTTCACATTCAGCTGCTGCCATCCAGGCAAAGCGAGCAGGCAGTCCCTGTACCGCAGGGTTAACCATAGCAAACTCGCAGCAACGTTCACTTAGACGTTCAGTGTGTATGTTGCCTTTGTCAAGTTCTAGGTGTGTGCGGTACAGACGCCCTTCAGGAATCGCATTGAAGTCAACTTGGCGAAAGTCTTGATCAGGACCAATCGATGGGAAATCATCGTAAACAATGCTCTCGATAGTAACCATGGTATTTTCCTCCCAGGCATTAAGATGATGGAATACAAAGCCATCAGGAGCTTCTAGGATCCGTGGTGCTTGACCAGCAAAAGCTCCGCTATCACGTGGCACTAGCCAGAAATGTCCCCTTTTGCTGCGTTGTGAGGCAAGACACTGAGCTGCTCCCTTCCGGCCAAGTATAAATGGTAAGGGGTTGAAAGAGATAGCATTCTGGAGAAATACTGCCCAATTCGGTGTAA
Coding sequences within:
- a CDS encoding retinal pigment epithelial membrane protein, producing the protein MTVITSQAYDRRDWASAFVNVDRELSDVSLKVARGVVPDGLRGTFYRNGPGRLERGGRMVHHPFDGDGMITAFRFGDGSVQLNNRFVRTAGWQEEEAAGRMLYRGVFGTQKPGGLLANAFDLRLKNIANTNVVRLGTHLLALWEAAEPHALDPETLETRELSLLDGVLQPGDAFSAHPRFDPGHHEVPCMVTFSVKTGPRSTIRLMEFASKGADAGRLLHDRRDTFPGFAFLHDFAITPNWAVFLQNAISFNPLPFILGRKGAAQCLASQRSKRGHFWLVPRDSGAFAGQAPRILEAPDGFVFHHLNAWEENTMVTIESIVYDDFPSIGPDQDFRQVDFNAIPEGRLYRTHLELDKGNIHTERLSERCCEFAMVNPAVQGLPARFAWMAAAECEQGNAPLQVIRKLDLRSGASIMWSAAPRGFVSEPIMVPSFGQEGELEDAGWVLSLIWNGARKASDLVILDAASLHELAVLELPLAIPPGLHGSWDPAPSSFTTRSSE